In Styela clava chromosome 14, kaStyClav1.hap1.2, whole genome shotgun sequence, the following are encoded in one genomic region:
- the LOC120341266 gene encoding heparan sulfate glucosamine 3-O-sulfotransferase 3A1-like translates to MITFIRQHPFIKTPNYIETFFFNEKYEQGLDYYKNQMPEVSDDELIMEKTPPYFNSPPESLPEIINKDVPNVKLILVLCDPVKRSYSDFVHEKIKPPNLSTVTQYNSFDDYLDVYIDRVKTSLDKNNNITLKNVMSSYKNDYATTLLTTGLYSIHLPRWINTFNSSNLLVLNGEKMIEDPGHQVERMQDFLGIPTLLQAGDFVRNSRNGLYCIRPWWNGYDFKAEFNNSPDWEKNLLCLSETKKGRTRHKNGKVNATKKHIIELKNLYRSYNRELYKMLEINFEWL, encoded by the exons ATGATAACATTTATTCGACAACATCCATTTATTAAAACGCCCAATTACATAGAAACGTTCTTCTTTAACGAAAAATATGAGCAAGGACTGGACTATTACAA AAATCAAATGCCGGAAGTTTCGGATGATGAGTTGATCATGGAGAAAACACCACCGTATTTCAATTCTCCTCCAGAATCGCTTCCAGAAATAATTAATAAGGATGTTCCAAATGTTAAACTGATATTAGTATTGTGCGATCCAGTAAAAAGAAGCTACTCAGACTTTGTTCACGAG AAAATAAAACCTCCCAATTTATCAACGGTGACTCAATACAATTCATTTGATGATTATTTGGATGTATACATCGACAGAGTGAAGACATCTTTAgacaaaaataacaacataaCTTTAAAAAACGTCATGTCAAGTTACAAAAATGATTATGCAACAACTCTTTTAACAACGGGACTATATTCAATTCATCTTCCTCGATGGATAAATACATTCAATTCATCTAATTTGCTCGTTTTGAACGGAGAAAAAATGATTGAGGATCCAGGACATCAG GTAGAACGAATGCAAGATTTCCTCGGGATACCGACGCTTCTACAAGCAGGAGATTTTGTTCGCAATTCACGGAACGGCCTATATTGTATTCGACCATGGTGGAATGGTTACGACTTTAAAGCGGAATTCAACAATTCTCCGGATTGGGAGAAAAATTTGTTATGTTTGTCAGAAACAAAGAAAGGCAGAACCAGACATAAAAACGGAAAAGTAAATGCAACGAAAAAGcatattattgaattgaaaaaccTTTATCGATCTTATAACAGAGAACTTTACAAGATGTTGGAGATTAATTTCGAATGGCTATGA